Proteins encoded in a region of the Labrus bergylta chromosome 9, fLabBer1.1, whole genome shotgun sequence genome:
- the srpx2 gene encoding sushi repeat-containing protein SRPX2, whose protein sequence is MPLSCFVAVFILYFTALSGTTVYNDFEEEYHTPQLDYKDPHWCHSPGLTNGEVTCHSPRGGAYRSTLGTRCEMSCDRGYRLLGRSSIQCLANRRWSGTAFCRQMRCHVLNLIPHGRYTCTHGLVVDSRCDFTCDPGYRIEGEHSRTCQHGGSWSGVPPLCADTDPPKIKCPPSRLKVAEPGKLTAVVTWDPPAATDTADKSLDVILVGQEPGTDFKEGANIIRYKVYDQARNRAACKFIVRVEVRRCPVLPPPMHGYLSCSSDGNNYGATCAYHCDGGYELSGKSSRVCQFNRNWDGAPAECVPMEIKSDVKTVSALLDQFHEKRRLLIMSAPNISDTDYQLQNLMIQKADCGLDLRHVTVIELLGSPPRETGRIKENMLSPEVIEGLRQIFRISRTYFSMVLLDELGLDRERFIAPLGSDELFSYIDSFVMDEEERERLELHRDFCDEH, encoded by the exons ATGCCGCTCAGCTGCTTTGTTGCTGTGTTCATTTTATACTTCACAG ccctcTCTGGCACCACAGTATACAATGACTTTGAAGAGGAATACCACACTCCTCAACTAGACTACAAAG ACCCACACTGGTGTCATTCTCCTGGCCTGACCAATGGGGAGGTGACCTGTCACTCACCTCGAGGCGGGGCCTACAGGAGCACGTTGGGCACCCGCTGTGAGATGAGTTGCGATCGAGGATACCGATTGCTGGGCAGGAGCTCAATCCAGTGCCTCGCCAACCGACGCTGGTCCGGGACGGCTTTCTGTCGCC AGATGCGTTGCCATGTCCTGAATCTCATCCCACACGGCAGATACACATGTACTCATGGCCTAGTGGTGGACTCCAGGTGTGACTTCACCTGTGACCCAGGCTATCGCATCGAGGGGGAACACTCACGCACATGTCAGCATGGGGGGTCGTGGAGCGGAGTGCCGCCACTTTGTGCAG ACACTGATCCTCCAAAGATCAAGTGTCCCCCATCCAGACTCAAGGTCGCAGAGCCTGGAAAACTAACCGCTGTGGTGACCTGGGACCCGCCTGCTGCGACTGACACTGCAGATAAATCCCTCGA TGTAATATTAGTAGGCCAGGAGCCAGGCACTGACTTTAAGGAGGGAGCAAACATCATTCGTTACAAAGTGTACGATCAAGCCAGGAACAGAGCTGCATGCAAGTTTATTGTACGTGTTGAAG TGAGAAGATGTCCAGTTTTGCCTCCACCTATGCACGGCTACCTCAGCTGCTCCTCTGATGGAAATAACTACGGTGCAACGTGTGCATATCACTGTGACGGAGGATACGAGCTGAGTGGGAAATCAAGTCGAGTCTGTCAGTTCAACCGCAACTGGGACGGAGCCCCTGCTGAGTGTGTTC CGATGGAGATAAAATCAGACGTGAAGACGGTCTCTGCTCTTCTGGatcagtttcatgaaaagaggaGGTTGCTGATTATGTCTGCGCCCAACATATCAGACACAGACTACCAGCTGCAGAACCTCATGATACAA aaagcaGATTGTGGATTGGACCTGCGACATGTAACTGTGATCGAGCTCCTAGGCTCCCCGCCGCGCGAGACAGGACGtattaaagaaaatatgctcAGCCCTGAAGTCATCGAGGGTTTGAG aCAAATATTCAGAATCTCCAGAACTTACTTCAGCATGGTCCTGCTGGACGAGCTCGGACTGGACCGAGAACGCTTCATTGCCCCGCTGGGGTCAGATGAGCTGTTCTCTTACATCGACAGCTTCGTGATGGacgaagaggagagggagaggctgGAGCTCCACAGAGACTTCTGTGACGAACATTAA
- the trmt12 gene encoding tRNA wybutosine-synthesizing protein 2 homolog, with amino-acid sequence MDGIPFLRVSQCNAQKLRKRLQSKGALDLSLCVMKDSDETVLLPISPSCVSHVDLQSLRSMVASDNACEVVWSQSPLLPYKNKGKPSGNKLEKILQELFQCHGERWSEELRADLPRSFQRHGDLVLLGDNSFNLPLWKKMDPQLWSAVAKGLGAQRLAKISRISGDGFRSPMVTMLLGEHSWVQHVDNRISYEFDVTKCMFSAGNITEKLRVAAFDCRGQTVVDLYAGIGYFTLPYLVHAGAHHVHACEWNPDAVEALKKNLVSNRVSDRCTVHQGDNRQLQLSDVADRVNLGLIPSSEDGWPVACRLLKKSTGGILHIHQNVTSPFSNTANFPATDDATTLRISGRTSDREIWQAWADDTANRIRCHLKDISGTTWITNIQHIEHVKSYAPHVNHVVLDLECRPA; translated from the exons ATGGACGGGATCCCCTTTCTTCGTGTGTCGCAGTGTAACGCACAGAAATTAAG AAAACGCCTCCAGTCCAAAGGAGCTCTGGACTTGAGTTTGTGTGTAATGAAAGACTCGGATGAGACTGTCCTTTTGCCCATTTCACCATCTTGTGTGTCACATGTTGATCTGCAATCTCTCAGGAGTATGGTGGCTTCAGACAATGCCTGTGAAGTCGTTTGGAGTCAG TCTCCTCTGTTGCCTTATAAGAATAAAGGAAAGCCAAGTGGTAATAAACTAGAGAAAATCCTGCAGGAGCTGTTTCAATGTCATGGTGAAAGATGGTCGGAGGAGCTGCGGGCAGACCTCCCTCGTAGCTTCCAGAGGCATGGAGACCTAGTCCTGCTGGGAGACAACAGTTTCAACCTGCCACTGTGGAAGAAAATGG ATCCACAGCTGTGGAGTGCAGTGGCCAAAGGACTGGGGGCTCAGCGCCTAGCCAAGATTAGTCGAATATCCGGTGATGGATTTAGGTCTCCCATGGTGACGATGCTGTTGGGAGAGCACAGCTGGGTCCAACATGTCGACAACAGAATTAG CTACGAGTTTGATGtaacaaaatgcatgttctCAGCTGGAAACATAACAGAGAAGCTCCGAGTAGCAGCATTTGACTGCAGAGGGCAGACTGTGGTGGATTTGTATGCAG GTATTGGATACTTCACCCTTCCATATCTGGTACACGCGGGGGCCCATCACGTTCACGCCTGTGAGTGGAACCCTGACGCAGTtgaagctttaaagaaaaaccTTGTGTCAAACAGGGTGTCTGACCGCTGCACTGTTCACCAAGGAGACAACAGACAA ctccAGCTAAGTGACGTCGCTGACAGAGTGAATCTGGGTCTCATACCGAGCTCTGAGGACGGCTGGCCTGTCGCCTGCAGGCTGCTGAAGAAATCCACTGGTGGTATTTTGCACATTCACCAGAACGTCACCTCACCATTCTCGAACACAGCAAACTTTCCGGCAACTGATGACGCCACCACCCTGAGGATATCTGGAAGGACAAGTGACAGAGAGATTTGGCAGGCTTGGGCCGATGACACGGCAAACCGCATCCGCTGTCATTTAAAGGACATCAGTGGTACAACATGGATAACAAACATCCAGCACATCGAACACGTGAAGTCGTACGCACCTCATGTTAACCATGTAGTGCTGGACTTGGAATGCAGACCAGCTTAA
- the sytl4 gene encoding synaptotagmin-like protein 4, which translates to MPQPTDMINVGFLSESEQELILEVLRRDEELRQAEEQRVRKLKAELLDIKRRGAKRGSGRYSQHSCGRCQTPLSRLSISSSQCKMCNHKVCSSCRIVFPDGSWLCSVCAKESDIKKMTGDWFFDQRVNRYSTTPGHDLVRVSMKKDPQLKKRETTGEMLLKNADIKPDQPHPVPRARQKNQTDSKSHQSNNSGSLPVSDSFESKEDVAPKQTRSDTESAENGSIISSQTETKSSHVTPEPPRREIHSRHPSPDGASVSSLTIPVKTNLVSDDSSSTEAKAVTEETSVSQSPELEVDRLFKKSIRRAQGPSEFVSTLDLRNRPETPEASMGNRSRSVPGLDIQEDREEDEDIDSLVNFHKRTLASSSSSLQSSKSTLGSLMSIYSEAGDFDSVEVSGDITFSLSYDEQIQSLQVIIKECHGLAHGDTTRHLSNPYVKCYLLPDKSRQSKRKTGIKRNSVNPVYNETLKYSIGRSQLFTRSMLISVWHHGRLSRNTFLGEVEIPLDSRDLSSPYEERMALMAKASYAVPASSSFVQNKGELVISLKYVQPKKPTAERVKGKKQLAEEGGELHVLIKEAKNLMAMKPGGTSDSFVKGYLFPTKAKATKRKTPVVKKNLNPHYDHTIVYKDLTLEQLKGMCLELTVWDRERLSNEFLGGVRLSSGNATVKMGKEEVEMDSSGEEVSLWYKMMQYPDSWAEGTLVLRSTMGKATSK; encoded by the exons ATGCCCCAGCCCACAGACATGATCAATGTTGGATTCCTGTCCGAGTCAGAGCAGGAGCTCATCCTGGAGGTGTTGCGACGGGATGAGGAACTGAGGCAGGCTGAGGAGCAGCGTGTGCG GAAGTTGAAGGCAGAGCTGCTTGATATAAAGAGGAGGGGAGCCAAACGTGGCAGTGGAAGATACAGTCAGCACAGTTGTGGCAGATGCCAGACACCTTTGAGTCGACTGTCGATTTCCTCCAGCCAGTGTAAGATGTGCAACCACAAAGTGTGCAGCAGCTGCCGAATAGTCTTCCCGGACGGATCCTggctgtgcagtgtgtgtgccaAAGAGTC GGATATAAAGAAAATGACGGGTGACTGGTTCTTCGATCAAAGAGTGAACCGTTACTCCACAACGCCTGGACACGACTTAGTGAGAGTCTCCATGAAAAAGGACCCTCAGT TGAAGAAGCGCGAGACAACAGGAGAGATGCTACTGAAAAATGCTGACATAAAACCAGACCAGCCCCACCCTGTGCCTCGAGCCAGACAGAAAAATCAGACGGATAGCAAAAG tcaTCAAAGTAATAACTCAGGATCGTTACCTGTAAGTGACTCATTTGAATCAAAGGAGGATGTCGCACCAAAGCAAACACGCAGTGACACAGAGTCTGCAGAAAATGGCAGCATAATAAGCAGTCAAACTGAGACCAAGTCCAGCCATGTGACTCCTGAGCCACCAAG GAGGGAGATCCACTCACGGCATCCCAGCCCAGATGGAGCCAGTGTTTCCAGCCTGACCATCCCAGTGAAAACAAATCTAGTCAGCGATGACAGCTCCAGCACAGAAGCTAAGGCT GTCACCGAGGAAACATCCGTCAGTCAGAGCCCCGAGTTGGAAGTTGATCGACTCTTCAAAAAGAGCATCAGACGAGCCCAAGGGCCTTCTG AGTTTGTGTCAACACTGGACCTGCGTAATAGACCTGAGACACCAGAGGCCTCGATGGGAAACAGAAGCCGTTCTGTACCAGGTCTAGACATACAG GAAGAccgagaggaggatgaagatatTGACAGCTTGGTTAACTTTCATAAAAGGACGCTGGCTTCGAGCTCCTCCAGCCTGCAAAGCTCGAAG AGCACATTGGGCAGCCTGATGAGTATTTACAGTGAAGCCGGAGACTTTGACAGCGTGGAGGTGAGCGGAGACATCACTTTCTCCTTGAGCTACGATGAACAAATCCAGAGCCTCCAGGTCATCATCAAGGAGTGCCACGGGCTGGCTCACGGCGATACCACACGGCACCTTTCCAACCC TTATGTGAAGTGTTATCTACTTCCTGACAAATCTCGCCAGAGCAAGAGGAAGACCGGCATCAAGAGAAACAGTGTGAACCCGGTTTACAATGAAACGCTGAAG TACTCCATCGGTCGCTCCCAGCTCTTCACCCGCTCTATGCTCATATCAGTGTGGCATCATGGTCGCCTCAGCCGCAACACCTTCCTGGGGGAGGTGGAGATCCCTTTGGACAGCAGAGACCTTAGCTCCCCATACGAGGAGCGCATGGCTCTCATGGCGAAG GCCTCCTATGCTGTgccagcttcttcttcttttgttcaaaACAAAGGAGAGTTGGTGATCTCTCTGAAGTACGTCCAACCTAAAAAGCCAACAGCTGAGAGAGTAAAAG GAAAAAAGCAGCTGGCCGAGGAAGGAGGAGAACTGCATGTTCTAATTAAAGAGGCGAAGAATTTGATGGCAATGAAACCAGGAGGCACCTCAGACAGCTTTGTGAAGGG GTACTTGTTCCCAACCAAGGCCAAGGCCACAAAGAGAAAGACTCCAGTTGTGAAGAAAAATCTGAACCCCCACTATGACCACACAATTGTGTACAAGGATCTGACTCTGGAGCAGCTGAAGGGGATGTGTCTGGAGCTGACAGTGTGGGACAGAGAGAGGCTGAGTAACGAATTCCTGGGAGGAGTTCGTCTCAGCTCTGGAAACG CCACTGTCAAAATGGGAAAAGAGGAAGTTGAAATGGACTCATCTGGCGAGGAGGTCAGTCTTTGGTATAAGATGATGCAGTACCCCGACTCCTGGGCAGAGGGCACCCTTGTACTGCGCTCAACTATGGGAAAGGCTACGAGCAAATGA